One Setaria viridis chromosome 7, Setaria_viridis_v4.0, whole genome shotgun sequence genomic region harbors:
- the LOC117865647 gene encoding LOW QUALITY PROTEIN: uncharacterized protein (The sequence of the model RefSeq protein was modified relative to this genomic sequence to represent the inferred CDS: deleted 1 base in 1 codon) — protein sequence MREHRDREMAAEESDLEDIVLSWSVRDIMDDDLFKGKVEKIPFSFSSLDDYLKSYVPPLIEETRSSLSSCLELIAEAPSSKILSMKIAGKSGQYFMDVDFWDNGAGFSTETYTARNGDIFILSSMKPEAAEDFNRYGLTYFLAMVSKVSMNDQYQKGFRVKVASDTVLDGDLTKLRHAIFLDNIMTNIRIWKALCFDTRMKNNFTIIRSLLAPRNTDEDVCAVCVKKDDDCLAPFPEQLLSVNLNQSQVDAIESIISAVQCRHLNLTKLIWGPPGTGKTKTVSSILWALACLKCRTLTCAPTNVAVVGVCTRFLQNLKDFNKKIDKSDLPLSLGDVLLLGNEYNMDITKELHEIFLDYRADELAECFSSFSGWRYTIASMISFFEDCGSQYDMLLEDDGNSDAVCFLDFLKKQFDVAATAVKKCMMSLWIHLPGRCFSHDNVSNISMLLSLLGKIDALLCDGGLTDENAKKGFDFQSTENSIYGKLMSPIEKELDGARSLCLKLLKDLLSSLNLPIGVDRNWVQNYCMRNATLIFCTASSSYRLHNAEIPPLDVLIVDEAAQVKECELVIPLRLHWLKHVILVGDDCQLRPLVRSQVCKEAGFGISLFERLVILNFEKHLLNIQYRMNPCISLFPNAQFYNRKILDGPNVLSPSYSKDYMSLPFGSYTFINITDGREEKEGAGNSWRNLVEVAVVLHLIQTIFKSWKKTGQGISIGVVSPYSSQVAAIKDKLGKKYDSCDGFHVRVKSIDGFQGEEDDIIILSTVRSNRRGAVGFLADYQRTNVALTRARHCLWILGNANTLCKSGTVWTDLLADAHQRKCIVNATNDTAMCKLIIHVKHELDELDDLLNTDSAVFSSTRWKVILSDNFRKSFMKLKSPQLRREVLQKLVKLGGGWRTTIKSSDVTDAFQLAKVYRIRDLYLVWSIDLEKNERYFQIIRVWDILSQQHVARTVQHLENLFSMYTDDYIDHCRRVQTEGKLEVPVIWDAGHNIIRYKKDVRFDNQEHHDHVDTSCTLENTKVSESFLLMKFYSLSSGVAKHLLTATDGSEIEVPFELTDEEEAIIRFPLTSFILGRSGTGKTTVLTMKLYQIEQQSLIASQGLALNEVDTSLAEHEGTLLEKDTSESGNIVKQVLITVSPKLCSAIKNHICRLKRFGSGDVSDQPSILHMHDIIDDLEQFTDIPDNFNDLPHEYYPLTITFRKFLMMLDGTFRTSFFDMFCGELKSSTERGHSKSRALQAFIESKEVTFEKFVASYWPHFNAELTKNLDASTVFTEIISHIKGGYKATGPYNGKLERVDYVMLSDRRFSSLNSKVRDKVYDIFLDYESMKRTAREFDLSDFVCSLHSSLVSEGYNGDLVDFIYIDEVQDLTMSQLALLKYVCRNFKEGFVFAGDTAQTIARGIDFRFEDVRSLFYTLFLSETEACNQGSNQGTKHGKQVYLADMFQLSQNFRTHCGVLRMAQSIMSLLYYFFPSCVDKLNPETGLVYGEAPVLLESGNDENAIMTIFGESKSEHDKQHGFGAEQVILVRDDATKKQIVNLVGKQALVLTIVECKGLEFQDVLLYNFFSSSPLRNRWRVVYDYMKSKDVIASSEQISHPGFDRNKHYLLCSELKQLYVAITRTRQRLWICESTDDYCQPMFDYWKKLCIVEVRLLDSSLIQAMQTGSSADDWRLRGTKLFNEGQFEMATMCFEKAGDAYREKWARAAGLLATADRVISTNLEMGQASLQKASEIYESIGMHEKAATCYIKLGDYKRAGMVYMEKCGTSRLEDAGDCFAMTECWSQAAEVYFKARCYTKCLSCCSNGKLFSQGLQFLQQLEKEQCENFNSEVAVLRNTYLESCALHYFERGDMKHMMPFVKAFNSMDHVRAFLNSRNLLDELLSIEMEMDNFLEAAGIAKLKGDILLEVNMLEKAELFENATQLLLLYVTVNSLWAPHSRGWPPKSFAEKEQFLLQVKEMAKKVSEEFFFLACFEADVLSHSHKSLAILTYNLLQGRKCGNLLIEFISARSLIDVHLQSQTSGYNLDLEPGSEDEQYCHDFLACNQMSLGTLACVWNHWSSIIVKVIAHLQHYQDQKENYFAAMCEDLCAKYFGLRQDGDSRYAVLNMDSSWLTNIGRNSLEQDGNRCWLDTVQFKSCAQNFLVNELSSVGFCVVQKMESLVEASLEQASSPHTQWRTIIIISEIIKFMKDSEFCLPKFPKKLGNLFTLCEHRFFELLFMAWRDETTNSFFFMLDSPAAYDLIVDSLGSDLRPANRKLTHGYLGRVTMYLLYVARLDDTVNSKLGEYLNRGSDWARFFQSLKRFLDFGDGRSTLILNFKLALEYTFSANWRTEPDYISLICYVNLMECLGFLASSFLIMDGFVFCTKSLLIKMLKCRTSKNYLGTCLVSGPGSQDLDQDVSLLSRRFIFQSIRELLTNKRAIQGWARKTYIPVLLRLVILLYLVALSLPRAKCYEVTDFLKKCNIFEDLPPEFSNRIVNFLNLKYPTLTKFRIIFADALAAIGNRLVILGSPSKEICRNLNAHIISSEDLSDVKKVMVLLCPAEQESPMQEETKTFSVTPGNFSIPKVRDNKMESRIELYLSDENISFWEKFVSFQVLIYDQKDAWIVILFLRSALSWLELSSLPENIDAQLLQEVRHICYQFEGQSVREKSAYLTVDDLYSTWSDGENKLQKIISFMLSERASIEESERRKEAAPAVQLHTDGDDEWSDCSDNEPDTGGRETLEPVKEEATGTCSTSKKKAQKQNKKKSKKSKRGGKK from the exons ATGAGGGAGCACCGCGACCGCGAGATGGCAGCGGAGGAGAGCGATTTGGAGGACATCGTGCTCTCCTGGTCGGTGCGCGACATCATGGACGACGACCTCTTCAAGGGGAAG GTTGAGAAGATCCCATTCAGCTTTAGTTCACTTGATGACTACTTGAAATCATATGTCCCACCTCTGATTGAAGAAACAAGGTCAAGCCTAAGCTCATGCCTTGAGCTCATCGCAGAAGCGCCCTCATCAAAAATACTTTCCATGAAAATAGCAGGGAAATCAGGACAGTATTTTATGGATGTGGACTTTTGGGACAATGGTGCTGGTTTCTCTACTGAGACTTATACTGCTAGGAATGGTGACATCTTCATTCTGTCTAGCATGAAACCTGAAGCTGCAGAGGACTTCAACCGCTATGGTCTGACATATTTCCTGGCAATGGTTTCTAAAGTTTCTATGAATGACCAATATCAGAAGGGCTTCAGAGTGAAAGTTGCGAGTGATACTGTCTTAGATGGAGATTTAACTAAACTCAGACATGCAATTTTTCTTGATAATATAATGACAAATATACGGATATGGAAAGCACTTTGCTTTGACACAAGAATGAAAAACAATTTCACAATAATCAGGTCACTTTTGGCTCCCAGAAATACG GATGAAGATGTCTGTGCTGTATGTGTTAAAAAGGATGATGACTGTTTAGCTCCATTTCCAGAGCAGTTACTGTCAGTTAATCTTAATCAATCACAAGTGGATGCCATTGAATCTATCATCTCAGCTGTACAATGTAGGCATTTAAACCTCACAAAACTTATATGGGGTCCACCAGGTACTGGAAAGACCAAGACTGTTAGTTCTATACTGTGGGCTTTGGCTTGTTTGAAATGTAGAACTCTTACATGTGCTCCTACAAATGTTGCTGTTGTTGGAGTTTGCACCCGATTCCTTCAAAATTTGAAGGATTTCAACAAGAAAATTGACAAAAGTGATCTACCTCTTTCGCTTGGAGATGTTTTATTATTAGGGAATGAGTACAATATGGATATCACCAAGGAGCTCCACGAAATTTTCTTGGATTATCGTGCGGATGAGCTTGCTGAGTGCTTTTCCTCATTTTCTGGATGGAGGTACACAATTGCTTCAATGATATCGTTTTTTGAGGACTGTGGTTCTCAATATGATATGCTTCTTGAGGATGATGGAAACAGTGATGCTGTGTGCTTTCTGGATTTCCtgaagaaacaatttgatgtGGCAGCAACAGCTGTAAAGAAATGCATGATGAGTTTATGGATTCACCTTCCAGGAAGGTGCTTTTCACACGATAATGTCAGCAATATATCTATGTTGTTGAGTTTGCTGGGAAAAATTGATGCTCTTTTATGTGATGGAGGTTTAACTGATGAGAATGCGAAAAAAGGCTTTGATTTCCAGTCTACTGAGAATTCTATCTATGGAAAGTTGATGTCTCCTATTGAGAAGGAACTGGATGGAGCAAGGTCCTTGTGCCTTAAATTGCTGAAAGATCTTCTGAGTTCACTTAATTTACCTATTGGTGTAGACAGGAATTGGGTTCAGAACTACTGCATGCGTAATGCAACTCTAATTTTCTGTACTGCCTCTAGTTCTTATCGGTTACATAATGCAGAGATTCCTCCACTTGATGTGTTAATTGTTGACGAGGCTGCTCAAGTGAAGGAATGTGAATTGGTTATCCCACTACGTTTGCATTGGTTGAAACATGTTATTTTGGTGGGCGATGACTGCCAGCTGAGGCCACTGGTTAGAAGTCAG GTATGCAAGGAAGCTGGATTTGGAATCAGTCTTTTTGAGAGATTGGTTATACTGAATTTTGAAAAGCATTTGCTGAACATACAGTATCGCATGAACCCTTGTATCAGTTTATTTCCAAATGCTCAATTTTACAATAGGAAGATTTTAGATGGTCCAAATGTTCTTTCTCCTTCCTACAGCAAGGATTACATGAGCCTTCCTTTTGGTAGTTACACTTTCATAAACATCACTGATGGGAGGGAAGAAAAGGAGGGTGCAGGAAACAGTTGGCGGAACCTGGTTGAAGTTGCTGTTGTTTTGCACTTGATCCAAACCATCTTTAAAT CTTGGAAAAAGACAGGCCAAGGGATCAGCATTGGTGTAGTTTCTCCTTATAGTTCTCAAGTTGCGGCCATCAAAGATAAACTTGGC AAAAAGTATGATTCATGTGACGGCTTTCATGTCAGGGTCAAGTCAATTGATGGTTtccaaggagaagaagatgacataatCATCCTATCAACAGTTAGATCCAATAGGAGGGGTGCTGTTGGATTTCTTGCTGACTACCAACGGACAAATGTTGCTCTTACTAGAGCAAG GCATTGTCTTTGGATTCTTGGAAATGCAAATACATTATGTAAAAGTGGGACAGTCTGGACAGACCTGCTTGCCGATGCACATCAACGCAAATGTATTGTTAATGCCACTAATGACACTGCAATGTGCAAGTTGATTATACATGTAAAGCATGAACTTGATGAACTTGACGATCTGCTGAATACTGACTCGGCAGTTTTCAGCAGTACTAGATGGAAG GTCATTCTAAGCGACAACTTTAGAAAGTCTTTCATGAAACTGAAATCTCCACAGCTAAGGAGGGAGGTACTTCAAAAGCTTGTCAAACTTGGTGGTGGTTGGAGGACAACAATAAAGAGTTCTGATGTAACTGATGCATTCCAGCTTGCAAAAGTATACAGGATCAGGGACCTTTATCTTGTTTGGAGCATTGATTTGGAGAAAAATGAAAGATATTTTCAGATAATAAGAGTATGGGACATTTTGTCGCAGCAACATGTTGCTAGGACCGTTCAACATCTTGAAAATCTTTTTTCCATGTACACAGATGATTACATTGACCACTGCAGAAGAGTGCAGACAGAGGG GAAATTGGAAGTTCCTGTAATTTGGGATGCAGGACATAACATTATTCGGTATAAAAAGGATGTTAGATTTGATAATCAGGAACATCATGATCATGTGGACACCTCATGCACTCTGGAGAATACAAAAGTTAGTGAAAGCTTCTTACTGATGAAGTTTTACTCTTTATCATCTGGTGTGGCAAAACATTTGCTGACAGCTACTGATGGGAGTGAAATCGAGGTCCCCTTTGAACTGACCGATGAAGAGGAGGCGATAATTCGATTCCCACTCACCAGTTTCATTCTTGGGCGGTCTGGCACTGGGAAAACCACTGTTTTGACAATGAAATTGTATCAAATTGAGCAACAGTCCTTGATTGCATCCCAAGGACTAGCGTTGAACGAAGTTGATACATCTTTGGCTGAACATGAAGGTACTTTGCTTGAGAAGGACACAAGCGAAAGTGGAAATATTGTGAAGCAAGTCCTTATCACTGTAAGCCCAAAGCTCTGTTCAGCTATAAAAAACCACATTTGCAGACTTAAAAG ATTTGGCTCCGGTGATGTCTCTGACCAGCCTAGCATTCTTCATATGCATGATATCATTGATGATCTCGAACAGTTTACAGATATACCTGATAACTTTAATGATCTACCACATGAGTACTATCCTCTTACTATCACATTCCGTAAATTCTTGATGATGCTTGATGGAACGTTCCGGACTTCTTTTTTTGACATGTTTTGTGGAGAACTCAAGTCAAGCACTGAGAGAGGTCATTCCAAATCCCGAGCTTTGCAAGCTTTTATTGAATCCAAAGAAGTTACATTTGAGAAATTTGTTGCTTCCTATTGGCCTCATTTCAATGCAGAACTAACAAAGAATCTTGATGCATCAACTGTATTTACTGAAATAATTTCTCACATAAAGGGTGGATACAAAGCAACGGGGCCTTACAATGGTAAACTCGAAAGGGTTGATTATGTGATGCTCTCTGATAGAAGATTTTCATCTCTGAACAGTAAAGTGAGAGATAAggtttatgatatttttctTGACTATGAGAGTATGAAGCGCACTGCTAGAGAATTTGATTTGTCAGATTTTGTCTGTAGTCTTCACAGCAGTCTAGTTTCTGAGGGTTACAATGGGGATTTGGTGGATTTTATTTACATAGACGAGGTGCAGGATCTTACCATGTCACAATTAGCACTTCTCAAGTATGTCTGCAGGAACTTCAAGGAAGGCTTTGTTTTTGCTGGTGACACAGCACAAACTATAGCAAGGGGTATTGATTTCAGGTTTGAAGATGTTCGCTCCCTATTTTATACCTTGTTCCTCTCTGAAACCGAAGCGTGTAACCAAGGAAGCAACCAAGGAACTAAACATGGAAAACAAGTTTATCTCGCAGATATGTTCCAACTCAGTCAGAATTTTCGCACACATTGTGGTGTACTTCGTATGGCCCAGAGTATAATGAGCCTTTTGTACTACTTTTTCCCGTCTTGTGTTGACAAGCTTAATCCAGAAACTGGTCTTGTATATGGTGAAGCTCCTGTTCTCCTCGAGTCAGGTAATGATGAGAATGCAATTATGACTATTTTTGGAGAAAGCAAAAGTGAACATGATAAACAGCATGGCTTTGGTGCTGAGCAAGTCATATTGGTTCGTGATGATGCTACCAAGAAACAAATTGTTAACCTCGTTGGCAAACAAGCTCTTGTCTTGACTATTGTTGAATGTAAGGGCCTTGAATTCCAG GATGTGCTGCTGTACAACTTTTTCAGTTCATCACCATTACGGAACAGATGGAGAGTTGTGTATGATTACATGAAAAGCAAAGATGTTATAGCATCATCAGAACAGATATCTCATCCGGGTTTCGATAGAAACAAGCATTATCTCCTATGTTCAGAACTGAAGCAGCTCTATGTCGCTATCACACGAACTAGGCAAAGACTATGGATCTGCGAAAGTACTGACGATTATTGTCAACCAATGTTCGACTATTGGAAGAAGTTGTGCATTGTGGAGGTTAGACTACTTGATTCTTCACTGATTCAAGCAATGCAGACAGGGAGCAGTGCTGATGATTGGAGGCTACGGGGTACCAAG ttattTAATGAGGGGCAATTTGAGATGGCTACAATGTGCTTTGAAAAGGCTGGTGATGCATATAGGGAGAAGTGGGCAAGAGCTGCTGGACTTCTGGCAACTGCTGACCGTGTAATCTCCACAAATTTGGAGATGGGCCAGGCTTCCTTGCAAAAGGCATCAGAGATTTATGAGTCTATTGGCATGCATGAGAAGGCTGCCACTTGCTACATCAAATTAGGTGACTACAAAAGAGCAG GAATGGTCTATATGGAAAAATGTGGAACTTCAAGACTTGAAGATGCTGGTGACTGTTTTGCTATGACTGAATGCTGGTCACAGGCAGCTGAAGTCTACTTCAAAGCTAGATGTTATACAAAGTGTTTATCCTGCTGCTCAAATGGGAAATTATTTAGTCAGGGCCTGCAATTCCTGCAGCAGTTGGAGAAGGAACAGTGTGAGAATTTCAACTCAGAGGTTGCTGTCCTTAGAAACACATATCTAGAAAGTTGTGCATTGCACTATTTTGAACGTGGGGACATGAAGCACATGATGCCATTTGTCAAGGCTTTCAATTCTATGGATCATGTTCGAGCATTCTTAAATTCTAGGAATCTTTTGGATGAACTGCTGAGTATAGAGATGGAAATGGATAATTTCCTTGAAGCTGCCGGTATAGCTAAGCTTAAAGGCGATATCTTATTGGAAGTAAACATGCTAGAGAAGGCAGAATTGTTTGAGAATGCTacacagcttcttcttctctaTGTCACTGTGAATTCCTTGTGGGCTCCACACAGTAGAGGATGGCCTCCAAAAAGTTTTGCAGAAAAGGAACAGTTTCTCTTACAAGTGAAAGAGATGGCAAAGAAAGTATCTGAGGAATTTTTCTTCTTGGCTTGCTTTGAAGCAGATGTATTGTCACATTCACATAAATCTCTCGCCATCTTAACCTACAACTTGCTTCAAGGCAGAAAATGTGGAAACTTGTTAATCGAATTTATTTCTGCTCGTTCTCTTATTGATGTTCATCTTCAGTCTCAAACCTCTGGATACAATCTCGACTTAGAGCCAGGATCTGAGGATGAACAGTATTGTCATGATTTTCTGGCCTGTAATCAAATGTCACTGGGAACactagcctgtgtttggaaccaCTGGAGTTCAATTATAGTCAAAGTGATAGCTCATCTTCAACACTATCAAGATCAAAAAGAAAATTATTTTGCAGCTATGTGTGAAGATCTTTGTGCTAAATACTTTGGGTTGAGACAAGATGGTGACAGTCGATATGCGGTACTTAACATGGATTCAAGTTGGCTTACTAACATCGGTAGGAATTCTTTGGAACAAGATGGCAACAGATGTTGGCTGGACACTGTCCAGTTTAAGTCATGTGCTCAGAATTTCTTGGTAAATGAGCTTTCTTCTGTTGGCTTTTGTGTAGTCCAGAAGATGGAGTCTCTTGTTGAAGCTTCGTTGGAGCAAGCATCATCGCCACATACCCAGTGGAGAACTATCATTATCATAAGTGAAATTATAAAGTTCATGAAAGACTCGGAGTTCTGTCTgccaaaatttcccaaaaaGTTAGGAAACCTCTTCACTCTCTGCGAACATCGCTTCTTTGAGTTACTTTTCATGGCTTGGAGGGATGAAACAACAAACAGCTTTTTCTTTATGCTTGACTCACCGGCTGCATATGATTTGATTGTGGATTCCCTTGGTTCAGATCTTAGGCCAGCTAATCGAAAGTTGACTCACGGGTACCTTGGAAGAGTAACTATGTATCTGCTGTATGTAGCACGATTGGATGACACGGTGAATTCAAAACTTGGCGAATACCTGAATAGAGGTTCAGATTGGGCACGTTTTTTTCAGTCGTTGAAAAGATTTCTTGATTTTGGTGATGGAAGAAGCACATTGATCTTGAACTTCAAACTAGCTCTTGAATATACTTTCAGTGCAAACTGGAGGACTGAACCAGATTATATATCTCTGATATGCTATGTGAATCTCATGGAGTGCCTTGGTTTTTTAGCATCTTCCTTTCTTATAATGGATGGTTTTGTGTTTTGCACAAAATCTCTTTTGATTAAGATGCTGAAGTGCCGCACAAGCAAGAACTACCTTGGTACCTGCCTGGTTTCTGGCCCAGGCAGCCAGGATTTAGATCAGGATGTGTCATTATTGTCAAGGCGTTTCATATTCCAGTCAATTAGGGAACTCTTGACAAATAAGCGTGCTATTCAAGGGTGGGCTCGGAAAACATACATTCCAGTCCTCCTGAGACTAGTAATCTTGCTTTATCTGGTGGCTCTGTCACTTCCACGAGCGAAATGCTATGAAGTCACAGATTTCCTAAAGAAGTGTAACATTTTTGAGGATTTACCACCGGAATTCTCCAATAGGATTGTAAACTTCTTGAATTTGAAGTATCCCACGTTGACCAAATTCAGAATAATATTTGCTGATGCACTTGCAGCAATTGGTAATCGCCTGGTCATTCTTGGTTCCCCCAGCAAGGAAATCTGCCGAAACTTAAACGCTCATATTATTAGCAGTGAGGATTTGAGTGATGTTAAGAAAGTAATGGTACTTCTTTGTCCAGCAGAGCAGGAATCGCCTAtgcaagaagaaacaaaaacttTCAGTGTTACTCCTGGAAATTTCTCTATCCCAAAAGTACGGGATAATAAGATGGAGAGTAGAATTGAATTGTATCTGAGTGATGAAAATATTTCCTTTTGGGAGAAATTTGTCTCGTTTCAAGTCTTAATATATGACCAG AAGGATGCATGGATTGTCATTCTATTCCTTAGAAGTGCCCTTTCCTGGCTGGAGCTAAGTAGTCTTCCAGAAAATATTGATGCACAATTGTTGCAAGAGGTCAGGCACATCTGCTATCAATTTGAAGGACAATCTGTCAG GGAGAAGAGTGCTTATCTGACTGTCGACGACCTTTACTCAACATGGAGCGATGGCGAGAATAAACTGCAGAAAATCATCAGTTTTATGCTCTCTGAGAGAGCTTCCATAGAAGAATctgaaagaaggaaggaagctgcACCTGCTGTCCAGTTGCACA